CCCATTGCGATAATAATCGATCTCCACAGGCGTATCGATACGCACCGTCGCAGAAAACGACTTCACATTCCCATCCTCATCCGTCGCCGTCACCGCCACATCTTGCAAAGGCTGCAAATCATCGCTCAAACCCGTAATATCGTACACCTCCCGCCCCGTAAGCCCCAGCGACTCGGCATTCTCACCCGCCACAAACTCCAGCGGCAACACCCCCATACCCACCAGATTGCTGCGATGAATGCGCTCAAAACTCTCCACAAGCACCGCGCGCACGCCCAGAAGTAACGGACCCTTAGCCGCCCAATCGCGCGACGACCCCGAACCGTATTCTGCGCCCGCGATCACAATCGACGGCACGTCCTCATCCACATACCGCATCGCCGCATCGTAAATACTCATCTGCTCACCCGAAGGCAGATGCACCGTCACACCGCCCTCTGTCCCTGGCACCAGCGAATTGCGAATGCGAATATTCGCAAACGTACCCCGCATCATCACCTCGTGATTGCCCCGCCGCGAACCATAAGAATTGAAATCCATCGGCTCAACCCCTCGAGCAATCAAAAACTGCCCCGCCGGACTATCCACCGCAATCGAACCCGCCGGAGAAATGTGATCCGTCGTCACCGAATCGCCCAATCGCGCCAGCACCCGCGCACCTCTAATATCTGTAATCGCGTCTAACTCCGACGACAAATCCACAAAAAACGGCGGCTCCTGCACATAAGTACTCTCCGCCTGCCACCCATAGAGATCCCCCTCTTGCCCGCCAACCGCATTCCACATCTCATTGCCCTCAAACACATCGCCATAGCGCGCCTCAAACATATCCGGCTTCAGCGCCCGTGCAATCGTATCGCCAATCTCATCCTGACTGGGCCAGAGATCGCGCAAAAACACCGCATTGCCATCTCCATCCACCCCTATCGGCTCCGCAGTCAAATCCAGATCCACCCGCCCCGCCAGAGCATAAGCCACAACCAGCGGTGGCGAAGCCAGATAATTCGCCTTCACATGCGGATGCACGCGACCTTCAAAATTGCGATTCCCACTCAACACCGACGCAGCAACCAGATCATCCTCGTGAATCGCGGCAACCACCGGATCGGGCAACGGCCCGCTATTGCCAATACACGTCGTACAGCCATACCCCACCGTATGAAAACCCAACTGCTCCAAATACGGCGTCAAACCCGCCTGATCGAGATAATCCGACACCACGCGCGAACCCGGCGCCAGACTCGTCTTGACATGCGCGTGAACCTTCAACCCCTTCTCCACCGCCTTCTTCGCCAACAAACCAGCGGCCACCATCACAGAAGGATTGCTCGTATTGGTACAACTCGTAATCGCCGCAATCACCACTGCCCCGTGCCCCAGCACGCCATTCATCCTCTTTTGAGCATCATCATCATCCAGCCCAAAACCACTATTGCCCACCGGTGCGCGCAACGCGCCCTCAAAAGCATCCTTCATCTGCCCCAGCGCAATGCGATCCTGCGGCCGTTTTGGACCCGCCAAACTCGGCTCCACCGTACTCAAATCCAGTTCAAGCGTATCCGTAAACCGCGGCTCCGGCGTATCATCTGTACGAAACAAACCCTGCTCCTTCGCGTACCGCTCAACCACATCCACCTCTGCCGCCGTGCGACCCGTGCGCGCCAGATAACGCAACGTCTCATCATCCACCGGGAAAAACCCCATCGTCGCCCCGTATTCCGGCGCCATATTGGCAATCGTCGCGCGATCAGCCAGCCCAATACCCGTCAACCCCGTGCCGTAAAACTCGACAAACTTATCCACCACGCCCTTCTCGCGCAACATCTGAACCACCGTCAACGTCAAATCCGTCGCCGTCGTACCCTCGGGCAACTGCCCATCCAACTTGAACCCGACAACCTCAGGCGTCAGCATATAAATCGGCTGCCCCAGCATCACCGCCTCTGCCTCAATACCCCCCACACCCCAGCCCACCACACCCAGACCATTGATCATCGTCGTATGTGAATCTGCCCCCACCAGACTATCGGGAAAAGCCACGCCATCCCGGGCAATAACCCCCTTCGCCAGATACTCGAGATTGACCTGATGCACAATACCCGTCAGCGGCGGCACCACCCTGAAACTCTCAAATGCATTGGCACCCCAACGCAAAAACTCATACCGCTCCCGATTGCGCTCAAACTCGATCTCTGCATTTCTCCGCAACGCATCCGAATTTGCAAAACTATCCACCTGCACCGAATGATCCACAACCAGATCCACCGGAATCAACGGCTCAACCCGACTTGCATCGCCCCCCATGCGCCCCATAGCCGAACGCAACGCCGCCAAATCCACCAGCGAAGGCACACCCGTAAAATCTTGCAACACCACCCGCGCG
Above is a window of Gemmatimonadota bacterium DNA encoding:
- the acnA gene encoding aconitate hydratase AcnA yields the protein MSQTHNPLNSRDTLSTMAGDLAIFRLDRLEVDGVGAVSSLPFSVRVLLEAALRNLDGYQVREEDVETLANWNAANPNPIEIPFKPARVVLQDFTGVPSLVDLAALRSAMGRMGGDASRVEPLIPVDLVVDHSVQVDSFANSDALRRNAEIEFERNRERYEFLRWGANAFESFRVVPPLTGIVHQVNLEYLAKGVIARDGVAFPDSLVGADSHTTMINGLGVVGWGVGGIEAEAVMLGQPIYMLTPEVVGFKLDGQLPEGTTATDLTLTVVQMLREKGVVDKFVEFYGTGLTGIGLADRATIANMAPEYGATMGFFPVDDETLRYLARTGRTAAEVDVVERYAKEQGLFRTDDTPEPRFTDTLELDLSTVEPSLAGPKRPQDRIALGQMKDAFEGALRAPVGNSGFGLDDDDAQKRMNGVLGHGAVVIAAITSCTNTSNPSVMVAAGLLAKKAVEKGLKVHAHVKTSLAPGSRVVSDYLDQAGLTPYLEQLGFHTVGYGCTTCIGNSGPLPDPVVAAIHEDDLVAASVLSGNRNFEGRVHPHVKANYLASPPLVVAYALAGRVDLDLTAEPIGVDGDGNAVFLRDLWPSQDEIGDTIARALKPDMFEARYGDVFEGNEMWNAVGGQEGDLYGWQAESTYVQEPPFFVDLSSELDAITDIRGARVLARLGDSVTTDHISPAGSIAVDSPAGQFLIARGVEPMDFNSYGSRRGNHEVMMRGTFANIRIRNSLVPGTEGGVTVHLPSGEQMSIYDAAMRYVDEDVPSIVIAGAEYGSGSSRDWAAKGPLLLGVRAVLVESFERIHRSNLVGMGVLPLEFVAGENAESLGLTGREVYDITGLSDDLQPLQDVAVTATDEDGNVKSFSATVRIDTPVEIDYYRNGGILHTVLRGFLKDQ